Proteins encoded together in one Orcinus orca chromosome 13, mOrcOrc1.1, whole genome shotgun sequence window:
- the LYG1 gene encoding lysozyme g-like protein 1 has protein sequence MSVLWLLLGLLAFTRPWPSCPTSWISKAQVSQMTEVLTVRIKEIQRRFPTWTPDQHLRALCNPWVGFPAWSGLCDYTRSSQDLSCDFCNGVLARAKYFRRQGF, from the exons ATGTCTGTGCTGTGGCTACTTCTGGGCCTTCTTGCCTTTACTA GACCCTGGCCTTCATGCCCCACCTCCTGGATCAGCAAGGCCCAGGTTTCCCAGATGACTGAGGTCCTGACTGTTAGAATCAAAGAAATCCAGAGGAGGTTTCCAACCTGGACCCCTGACCAGCACCTGAGAGCTTTGTGTAACCCATGGGTTGGTTTCCCAGCATGGA GTGGACTCTGTGACTACACCCGAAGCAGCCAGGACCTGAGCTGTGACTTCTGCAATGGTGTACTTGCACGAGCCAAATACTTCAGAAGACAGGGCTTCTAA